Proteins co-encoded in one Listeria ivanovii subsp. ivanovii genomic window:
- a CDS encoding SH3 domain-containing protein — MKNKRKRITTILGLTLLATISLSTPVLAEESPSSSPIDAETIMNDNTNESVYTPEIQTKEEKKEAKTKPTEEINPAISAKSARLFSSSKGLSAANQYIISQNYTTPVIEKQIKNFDQFVYKDGHGKPKGFVVHETANDNSTITSEINYMTNNWQNAFVHTFVDSSRIIQIHPTEYAVWGAGPKANPYFVQAELVREKTKEKFYKSINNDAYYVAYNLKQYGLVPVNAHNTGVGTVWSHDSVSRYLGGTNHSDPVGYFAKWGYTFNEFFDLVKYKYNELTVPVNKTYYAKSAISLRTTADWSSNIIINIPEGATVTIDENSMTEDDFYKVSYGGKTGWMKLTYFSKQPVLQTYYAASDLNLRKSASWDSAIVGNVPTNAKVTINNSTNSNNFYKVTYNGMTGWMKLSYFANKPVLEDVYAKSAINLRSAASWDSPIAFSIKEGDKATLNNATSKDGFYQITVNGKIGWMKDSYFSKQPVLENVYAKSAINLRSAASWDSSIAFSIKEGDKATLNNTTAKDGFYKITVNGKVGWMKDSYFSKQPVLETLYASSQLNLRSKPDWNSSISATIPVNTQVKLNNTTLNNGFYQVTASNGKVGWMKRSYFSTSSVLETLYAGSNINLRQSPTWDSPVVVSIPKGAKVALNNTTLTNDFYQITYNGKTGWMKRGYFVK; from the coding sequence TTGAAAAATAAAAGAAAACGCATCACTACTATTTTAGGTTTGACACTCCTAGCTACAATCTCATTATCTACTCCTGTATTGGCAGAAGAATCTCCAAGCAGCTCTCCTATAGATGCTGAAACAATTATGAATGATAATACAAATGAATCCGTTTATACACCAGAAATACAAACTAAAGAAGAAAAAAAAGAAGCTAAAACGAAGCCAACCGAAGAAATAAATCCAGCAATTTCAGCTAAATCTGCTCGCCTTTTTTCGAGTTCAAAAGGTCTTTCAGCTGCAAATCAATATATCATTAGCCAAAACTATACTACGCCAGTAATCGAAAAACAAATAAAGAACTTTGATCAATTTGTTTATAAAGACGGACATGGTAAGCCAAAAGGCTTTGTTGTCCATGAAACTGCCAATGATAATTCTACCATAACCAGTGAAATTAATTATATGACAAATAACTGGCAAAATGCATTTGTGCATACGTTTGTTGATAGCAGCCGTATTATACAAATACATCCGACAGAATATGCCGTATGGGGTGCTGGACCAAAAGCCAACCCATATTTTGTTCAGGCTGAATTAGTACGCGAAAAGACAAAAGAAAAGTTTTATAAGTCCATAAACAATGATGCTTATTACGTTGCTTATAACTTAAAACAATATGGATTAGTTCCTGTAAATGCCCATAATACTGGCGTTGGAACAGTTTGGTCTCACGATTCAGTAAGTCGTTACCTAGGCGGAACTAACCATAGCGATCCAGTTGGCTATTTTGCTAAGTGGGGATACACTTTTAATGAATTTTTTGATTTAGTTAAATATAAATATAATGAACTAACTGTGCCCGTTAATAAAACATATTATGCTAAATCAGCTATTAGCCTTAGGACAACGGCGGATTGGTCAAGTAATATCATTATCAACATTCCAGAAGGTGCAACCGTTACAATTGATGAAAACTCTATGACAGAAGATGACTTTTATAAAGTTAGTTATGGTGGAAAAACAGGCTGGATGAAACTAACTTATTTTTCAAAACAACCTGTACTTCAAACTTATTACGCAGCATCTGATTTAAATTTAAGAAAATCTGCTTCATGGGATAGCGCTATTGTAGGTAATGTTCCAACAAACGCTAAAGTTACTATTAATAATTCTACAAACTCCAATAATTTCTATAAAGTTACCTATAACGGAATGACCGGTTGGATGAAATTATCTTACTTTGCTAATAAACCTGTTTTAGAGGACGTTTATGCGAAATCAGCTATTAACTTAAGATCAGCTGCTAGTTGGGATAGTCCCATTGCTTTCAGTATTAAAGAAGGCGACAAAGCAACACTAAATAACGCTACTTCCAAAGACGGTTTTTATCAAATCACGGTGAACGGAAAAATTGGTTGGATGAAGGACTCATACTTCTCTAAACAACCTGTTTTAGAAAATGTTTATGCGAAATCAGCTATTAATTTAAGATCAGCTGCTAGTTGGGATAGTTCCATCGCCTTTAGCATTAAGGAAGGTGACAAAGCAACACTAAATAATACAACAGCAAAAGATGGTTTCTATAAAATCACAGTGAACGGTAAAGTTGGCTGGATGAAAGACTCTTATTTTTCCAAACAACCCGTTCTAGAAACACTATACGCTTCATCTCAACTTAATCTTCGTTCGAAACCTGACTGGAATAGTTCTATTTCAGCTACAATACCAGTCAATACGCAAGTCAAGTTAAATAATACAACACTAAATAACGGCTTTTATCAAGTTACAGCCTCTAATGGTAAAGTTGGCTGGATGAAGCGAAGTTATTTCTCTACAAGTTCTGTTTTAGAAACTTTGTATGCTGGCAGTAACATAAACTTACGTCAAAGTCCCACTTGGGATAGTCCAGTAGTTGTAAGTATTCCTAAAGGTGCAAAAGTTGCTTTAAATAATACAACTCTTACAAATGATTTCTATCAAATTACGTATAATGGCAAAACAGGCTGGATGAAACGTGGATATTTTGTAAAATAA
- the ftsW gene encoding putative lipid II flippase FtsW, producing MFKRILKSYDYAFIAVFILLCLFGIIMIYSASWSLAIGKDLPADYFYARQVKNFIISFIFFIIFALLPFKFYQKNKVLMLIVFGTIGVLLLIFLVGKTVNNANSWLVVGPRSLQPGEFAKLAIIIYMSAIYAKKQSYIDDFNRGVLPPIFFLAFVCFLIAIQPDTGTAFIIFLVGCCIIVASGMRLRTIMKLIGIGLGVIVALTLVLFALPEHIRSEIVSPTKVARITTFMNPFEYADKEGHQLINSFYAIGSGGVSGQGLGESVQKLGYLPEAHTDFIIAVVAEELGVFGVMFIILSLFFLIYKIISTGLRAKDPFASLMCYGIASLIAIQAFINLGGASGLIPLTGVTLPFISYGGSSLMVLSMMIGIVANISMFNKYHRVYNADGTKQVQPKKQKRS from the coding sequence ATGTTTAAACGAATTTTAAAATCATATGATTATGCATTTATAGCTGTATTTATCTTGCTTTGTTTATTTGGGATTATAATGATATATAGTGCCAGTTGGTCACTGGCAATTGGCAAAGACCTACCAGCAGATTATTTTTATGCACGCCAAGTAAAGAATTTCATCATTAGTTTTATCTTCTTTATTATTTTTGCGTTGCTTCCCTTTAAATTTTACCAAAAAAATAAAGTGCTTATGTTGATTGTTTTCGGGACTATTGGTGTTCTATTATTAATATTTTTAGTTGGAAAAACCGTCAATAATGCAAATAGTTGGCTGGTTGTTGGTCCGCGTTCGCTTCAACCAGGGGAATTCGCAAAGCTAGCTATTATTATTTATATGTCTGCTATTTATGCGAAGAAACAAAGTTATATCGATGACTTTAACCGTGGCGTTCTACCGCCGATCTTCTTTTTAGCATTTGTCTGTTTCCTCATTGCAATTCAACCAGATACCGGAACCGCTTTTATTATCTTCCTAGTAGGTTGCTGTATCATTGTTGCTTCCGGAATGAGACTTCGAACGATTATGAAACTAATTGGGATTGGTCTTGGAGTTATTGTGGCACTTACGCTCGTCCTATTTGCACTGCCAGAGCACATTAGAAGTGAAATCGTCTCACCAACAAAAGTAGCGCGGATTACCACGTTTATGAATCCTTTTGAGTATGCCGATAAAGAAGGACATCAATTAATTAATTCTTTTTATGCAATTGGTTCTGGTGGTGTGTCTGGACAAGGGCTTGGTGAGAGTGTTCAAAAACTAGGTTATTTACCAGAAGCACATACCGATTTTATTATTGCGGTAGTTGCAGAAGAACTAGGCGTCTTTGGTGTGATGTTCATTATTTTAAGTTTATTCTTCCTTATATATAAGATAATTAGTACTGGTTTGAGGGCAAAAGATCCATTTGCTTCATTGATGTGTTATGGAATCGCTAGTTTGATTGCGATTCAAGCTTTTATTAATTTGGGTGGGGCAAGTGGGTTAATTCCACTTACAGGTGTGACACTTCCTTTTATTAGCTATGGTGGTTCTTCCTTGATGGTTCTTTCGATGATGATTGGAATAGTAGCTAACATTTCGATGTTTAATAAATACCACCGGGTTTATAATGCCGATGGAACGAAACAAGTGCAACCAAAAAAACAAAAAAGAAGCTAG
- a CDS encoding YlaI family protein: protein MNAKCILCERVDELDNREFKTKQLRNKPIRMYLCPECEHRVAINTISRVNSGHFNFHKPVVMSNSELKNLISNNNVE, encoded by the coding sequence TTGAATGCAAAATGTATCTTGTGCGAGCGTGTAGATGAACTAGACAATCGCGAATTTAAAACAAAGCAATTACGTAACAAACCTATTAGAATGTATTTATGTCCTGAATGTGAACACCGAGTAGCAATCAATACTATCAGTCGCGTTAATTCTGGCCATTTTAATTTCCATAAACCAGTTGTAATGTCGAATAGTGAGTTGAAGAATTTAATAAGTAATAATAATGTAGAGTAA
- a CDS encoding DUF5068 domain-containing protein, translating into MKKISVILLVIGVCLLTACGTDDNEKKANQKETEVAKKETNDKSNKKAADQTAEKEQEQIDKAKEKEQTQTDKSTEKKSEEEKTETDIGKASDAVKPTAATSAISLNEFNESATLPITGGVVTTVFTGTNPKLAAFGPLNITISKYKVESVVESDKEIDAYSPESYLGRRDGYVITLDVIVENTTNSTITYKTDHTLLNGTGISKGASKENFIPNNKILNNSSDEFLSMSKKEGYITYMLNQEDFEKLKQSTTLTANNPNDFNSPAISGTIKGNITLDFPISK; encoded by the coding sequence ATGAAAAAGATAAGCGTTATTCTTCTTGTTATAGGAGTATGCTTATTAACAGCATGCGGAACGGATGATAATGAAAAAAAAGCAAACCAAAAAGAAACCGAAGTAGCAAAAAAAGAAACTAACGATAAAAGTAATAAAAAAGCGGCTGACCAAACAGCTGAAAAAGAACAAGAGCAAATTGATAAAGCAAAGGAGAAGGAGCAAACACAAACGGATAAATCTACGGAAAAGAAAAGCGAAGAGGAAAAAACAGAAACGGATATAGGAAAAGCAAGTGATGCAGTGAAACCAACCGCCGCAACAAGTGCTATTTCTTTAAACGAGTTTAATGAATCGGCAACTTTGCCAATTACAGGCGGGGTTGTTACTACTGTTTTTACAGGAACTAATCCTAAATTAGCTGCTTTTGGACCACTTAATATAACAATTAGTAAGTATAAAGTAGAAAGTGTCGTTGAATCTGATAAGGAAATTGATGCTTATTCACCTGAGTCCTATTTAGGAAGACGTGATGGCTATGTGATTACGTTAGATGTAATTGTTGAAAATACCACTAATTCTACCATCACTTATAAAACGGATCACACTTTATTAAATGGGACAGGTATTTCAAAAGGAGCTAGTAAAGAAAATTTTATTCCAAACAACAAAATCCTAAATAATAGTAGTGATGAATTTCTGAGCATGTCGAAAAAAGAAGGGTACATTACCTATATGTTGAATCAAGAAGACTTTGAAAAATTAAAGCAATCAACTACATTAACAGCTAATAACCCTAATGATTTTAATTCTCCAGCTATTAGTGGAACTATTAAAGGGAACATCACTTTGGATTTTCCAATTAGTAAATAA
- a CDS encoding YlaN family protein → MANKKIDHREEAVELLKQDAKRILQLIKVQMDNLTLPQCPAYEEVLDTQMYGLSREINFATRLGLIEPEEGKKLISTLEKELSALHELSMSKK, encoded by the coding sequence ATGGCAAATAAAAAAATAGATCACAGAGAAGAGGCTGTCGAGCTTCTGAAACAAGATGCAAAACGAATCTTACAGTTGATTAAAGTGCAAATGGATAATCTAACTTTACCACAATGTCCAGCATACGAAGAAGTGCTCGATACACAGATGTATGGTTTATCACGTGAAATTAACTTTGCAACCCGCCTAGGCTTAATTGAACCAGAAGAAGGAAAAAAATTAATTTCCACACTGGAAAAAGAATTATCTGCTTTACATGAATTATCCATGAGCAAAAAATAA